The Chlorobaculum sp. MV4-Y genome contains the following window.
GAGCGGCTGGCCCTCCTTCTGCTGCGCTTTGAGCGCCTCCATGAAACCGAGCGTGCCGGACTTGGCCACCGTGCCGAGATTCGAGATCAGCTCCTCCTCGCTCATGCCGATACCGGTGTCTTCAATGACGAAGCTTCCCGACTCCTTGTCGGCGGTGATGGTGATCTTCAGCTCGCCGGACTTGTCGATGCCCTCATCGGACGAGAGCATCCTGAAGCGCGCCTTGCCGAGCGCGTCGGAGGCGTTGGAGATCAGCTCGCGTAAAAAGATTTCGGGATGAGTGTAAAGCGAATGGACGATCAGGTTCAGAAGCTGCTTCATTTCAGCCTTGTATTCGAATTGCCTCACTGACGAAGTATTATGCTCACTCATTGCAAGTTGTCTTTTGATTCTGTATGAATTCGCCTGCAAGAATAGAGTAAAACAACACAGGCGAACAGATGAATTTTCGGGGTAAATTTAATGGCGAGAACCAAATAACGCAAGCGCTCATGGTAAGGACACCCGAGCGCCTGGAAGTGCATTATTCTTCTTTCGAAACAAGGGCAGGAAGAGATGAGAGTCCTGCAGGTACTGAATCAGGCAGTCAGAAAAAGTCAGGATACAGAACCACCATACCACTCAGCTCACACCCTTCTGAGCTTTTTGCGCGCGGCGGCTTCGCCATCGTACACCCGCTTGACACCGTCGCCAAGTGCTTTTTCGATATCTCGGATATTATTGACGAGCCTCGACATGCCGGAAATTTCCACCGACGCCGCCTGGTCGGAACCCCACATGGCGCGGTCGAGCGTCACGTGACGCTCCACGAAGGTCGCGCCGAGCGCCACCGCCGCCCATGTCGTGGCCAGTCCGACCTCATGGCCCGAGTAGCCGATGGGGTTGTCGGGGTAGCGCTGCTGAAGCGTGTGGATCATGCGCAGGTTCAACTCCTCGACCGGGCAGGGGTAGGTGGAGTTAGTGTGCGCGATCAGCAAATTCTCCCTGCCGAGTTCCGCGACCGCGGCATCGACCTCCTCCATGGTGGACATGCCGGTCGAGATGATGAGCGGGCGCCCCGTTGCCTTGGTCTTTTTCAGCAACGCGAGATCGGTCAGCGAGGCTGAGGCCGCCTTGTAGCACGGCGGGTTGAACTGCTCCATGAAATCAACCGCCTCCTCGTCCCAGCACGACGCGAACCAGGCAATGCCCTTCTCGCGGCAATAGGCATCGA
Protein-coding sequences here:
- a CDS encoding N-acetylneuraminate synthase family protein; this translates as MAEVKIGNSMVGDGHRVYVIAEIGINHNGSLEVAKKLIEGAAQAGCDAVKFQKRTPELCVPMDQRLIERDTPWGRMTYMDYRYKVEFGFDDYSEIDAYCREKGIAWFASCWDEEAVDFMEQFNPPCYKAASASLTDLALLKKTKATGRPLIISTGMSTMEEVDAAVAELGRENLLIAHTNSTYPCPVEELNLRMIHTLQQRYPDNPIGYSGHEVGLATTWAAVALGATFVERHVTLDRAMWGSDQAASVEISGMSRLVNNIRDIEKALGDGVKRVYDGEAAARKKLRRV